From Proteiniborus sp. MB09-C3, the proteins below share one genomic window:
- a CDS encoding glycosyltransferase has translation MEKRLSISLSMIVKNEEKWLERCLNSVIDIVDEIVIVDTGSTDKTKEICTSFPVKLYDYDWNDSFADARNFGLSKVNGDWILYIDADEELYIEDINRFHNVLQQTKNNVVLIPTINYYGNFPPDSNKAYLYASHRLFRNHKGFKFVGNIHEHLNIVDISDLNSPEIMSFAKIHHYGYMDSVVEDKNKSVRNLSLLQKEKEASDYSPWIDYHIASEYYREECYEKAFDLVNLSIKRFIEKKQLPPALLYKLKYDILITLGSFDGAWPGIEKAITMYPKYVDLHFYKGIIFMAQKKYEEAISVFYHCIKLGEEHNPLFLTKTGNGSYQSWYLIGRCYEGLDNPVKARKAYRQSLALYPDYEEAKLRMRKPDVDS, from the coding sequence TTGGAAAAAAGATTGTCCATATCACTATCTATGATTGTAAAAAACGAAGAAAAATGGTTAGAAAGATGTCTCAACAGTGTAATAGACATTGTTGATGAAATCGTCATTGTAGATACAGGCTCCACGGATAAAACAAAAGAAATTTGTACGAGTTTCCCAGTTAAGTTATATGACTATGATTGGAATGATAGCTTTGCAGATGCTCGTAATTTTGGTCTGAGCAAGGTAAATGGAGATTGGATTCTATATATCGATGCAGATGAAGAATTATATATTGAAGACATAAACCGATTTCATAATGTATTGCAGCAGACAAAAAATAACGTAGTTTTGATTCCTACAATTAATTATTATGGCAATTTTCCACCTGATTCTAATAAAGCTTACCTTTATGCCAGTCATAGGCTTTTTAGAAACCATAAGGGCTTTAAATTTGTAGGTAATATACACGAGCATTTGAACATTGTGGACATTTCTGATTTAAACAGTCCAGAAATAATGAGCTTTGCCAAAATCCATCATTATGGCTATATGGATTCTGTTGTAGAAGATAAAAACAAATCTGTACGCAACCTTAGTTTACTTCAAAAAGAAAAAGAAGCTTCTGATTATAGTCCTTGGATTGACTACCATATTGCAAGTGAATACTATCGTGAAGAATGCTATGAAAAGGCTTTTGATCTAGTGAATCTATCTATCAAAAGGTTTATTGAAAAAAAACAACTTCCTCCTGCCCTATTATATAAATTAAAATATGATATATTGATTACTCTCGGAAGCTTTGATGGAGCGTGGCCCGGTATAGAGAAAGCAATTACCATGTATCCCAAGTATGTTGACCTTCATTTTTACAAGGGAATAATATTTATGGCCCAGAAAAAATATGAGGAAGCCATATCAGTATTTTATCATTGCATTAAATTAGGAGAAGAGCATAATCCTCTTTTTCTTACAAAAACAGGCAATGGAAGCTATCAATCATGGTATCTAATAGGGAGATGCTACGAAGGTCTAGATAACCCTGTAAAGGCACGAAAAGCTTATAGACAATCCCTAGCTTTATATCCTGATTATGAGGAAGCTAAGTTAAGGATGAGAAAACCTGATGTGGATTCATAG
- a CDS encoding glycosyltransferase family 2 protein — protein MNTISLCMIVKDEEKVLERCLNSVLELVDEIIIVDTGSRDNTKSIAKKYTDKIFDFQWIDDFSRARNFSFSKATMDYIFWLDADDVLEEEDRVKFLKLKEELDNTVDSVTMKYNLAFDEEGNLTFSLRRNRLVKRTNDFKWIGVVHEYLQVWGNVQHSNVAVTHKSIHKSGDRNLKIYEKRLERGEEFSPRDLYYFGNELLDHKFYERAAVFYKKFLSDGKGWVEDNIACCRKLAYCYQYMNDSESEIQAILRSFRYSSPRSEFCCWLGSYFLEKQDIMSAIFWYRLAIQQKPDDTFINFYNPAFSTWLPHLQLCVCYDKIGADKLAYLHNEVALQYKPNDLNILKNQAYFYSILGKEIIDELMSQIKG, from the coding sequence GTGAATACTATTAGTCTTTGCATGATAGTAAAAGATGAAGAAAAGGTACTTGAAAGATGTCTAAACTCAGTTTTAGAGCTAGTGGATGAGATTATTATTGTAGATACAGGCTCTAGAGATAATACTAAGAGTATAGCTAAAAAATATACTGATAAAATCTTTGATTTTCAATGGATTGATGATTTTTCTAGGGCACGTAATTTTTCTTTTAGTAAAGCAACAATGGATTATATATTTTGGCTAGATGCAGATGATGTTTTAGAGGAAGAAGATAGAGTAAAATTTTTAAAATTAAAAGAAGAATTAGATAATACAGTTGATTCTGTAACTATGAAATATAATTTAGCCTTTGATGAGGAAGGAAATTTAACTTTTAGTTTGCGAAGAAATAGATTGGTGAAAAGAACTAATGATTTCAAATGGATTGGAGTTGTTCATGAATATCTTCAAGTATGGGGGAATGTCCAGCATAGTAATGTAGCTGTTACTCATAAAAGTATTCACAAAAGTGGAGATAGAAATCTAAAGATATATGAGAAGAGACTTGAAAGAGGGGAGGAGTTCTCACCTAGAGATTTGTATTACTTTGGAAATGAACTATTAGATCATAAGTTTTATGAGCGTGCAGCTGTATTCTATAAAAAGTTTCTGTCAGATGGTAAGGGTTGGGTAGAAGATAATATTGCTTGTTGCAGAAAATTAGCATATTGCTATCAGTATATGAATGATTCAGAAAGCGAAATACAGGCTATACTGCGTTCCTTCCGTTATTCAAGCCCTCGATCAGAATTTTGCTGCTGGTTAGGTAGCTATTTTTTAGAAAAACAGGATATTATGTCGGCTATTTTCTGGTATCGTTTGGCAATTCAACAAAAACCAGATGATACTTTTATAAATTTTTACAACCCAGCCTTTTCCACATGGCTGCCTCATCTACAGCTTTGTGTCTGTTATGATAAAATTGGTGCAGATAAGCTAGCTTATCTGCACAATGAGGTAGCACTGCAATACAAGCCTA